The Streptomyces avermitilis MA-4680 = NBRC 14893 genome contains a region encoding:
- a CDS encoding proline racemase family protein, giving the protein MRSKLVLHAVDSHTEGMPTRVITGGIGTIPGATMNERRLYFREHRDDIRQLLMNEPRGHSAMSGAVLQPPARPDCDVGVVYIEVSGYLPMCGHGTIGVATVLVETGMVEVVEPVTTIRLDTPAGLVVAEVAVEDGAARAVTLKNVPSFCVGLDRKATLADGRTVTYDLAYGGNFYAILPLGEFGLPFDRSRKDDILKAGLSLMDAVNADGGPVHPEDPSIRGCHHVHLVAPGSDARHSRHAMAIHPGWFDRSPCGTGTSARMAQLHARGELPLGTEFVNESLIGTRFTGRLLGTTEVAGIPAVLPSFTGRAWVTGTAQYLLDPEDPFPAGFVL; this is encoded by the coding sequence ATGCGCAGCAAACTCGTCCTGCACGCCGTCGACTCGCACACCGAGGGCATGCCGACCCGGGTGATCACCGGCGGCATCGGCACGATCCCCGGCGCGACCATGAACGAACGGCGCCTGTACTTCCGTGAACACCGCGACGACATCAGGCAGTTGCTGATGAACGAGCCGCGCGGTCACTCGGCCATGAGCGGCGCGGTCCTCCAGCCTCCCGCGCGCCCCGACTGCGATGTCGGCGTCGTCTACATCGAGGTCTCCGGCTATCTGCCGATGTGCGGCCACGGCACGATCGGCGTCGCGACCGTGCTCGTGGAGACCGGCATGGTCGAGGTCGTCGAGCCGGTCACCACGATCCGCCTCGACACCCCGGCGGGCCTCGTCGTCGCCGAGGTGGCGGTCGAGGACGGCGCCGCCCGGGCCGTCACGCTCAAGAACGTGCCGTCCTTCTGCGTCGGCCTCGACCGCAAGGCCACGCTCGCCGACGGCCGCACGGTGACGTACGACCTCGCGTACGGCGGGAACTTCTACGCGATCCTGCCGCTGGGGGAGTTCGGACTGCCCTTCGACCGGTCCCGCAAGGACGACATCCTCAAGGCGGGCCTGTCCCTGATGGACGCCGTCAACGCGGACGGCGGGCCCGTCCACCCCGAGGACCCGTCCATCCGCGGCTGCCACCACGTCCACCTCGTCGCGCCCGGCTCCGACGCCCGCCACTCCCGGCACGCGATGGCCATCCATCCCGGCTGGTTCGACCGCTCGCCGTGCGGCACCGGAACCAGCGCCCGTATGGCGCAGTTGCACGCGCGCGGTGAACTTCCGCTCGGCACCGAGTTCGTCAACGAGTCCCTCATCGGGACCCGGTTCACCGGCCGGCTGCTCGGCACGACCGAGGTGGCCGGCATCCCCGCCGTCCTGCCCAGCTTCACCGGGCGCGCCTGGGTCACCGGGACGGCCCAGTACCTGCTGGACCCCGAGGACCCCTTCCCGGCGGGGTTCGTGCTGTAG
- a CDS encoding ABC transporter permease, with product MQLSRSARIALRVAAGCGFAAIYVPLALVLVNSFNSDRSASWPPSGLTLHWWSVAWGSEGARAALWVSVKAGLGATAIALLLGTLIAFAVARHRFFGRDAISFVVVLPIALPGIVTGIALNSAFSTVLEPLGVGLGMFTVVVGHATFCIVVVFNNVVARLRRTSGSYEEAAMDLGANTFRAFADVTFPLVRSALLAGGLLAFALSFDEIVVTTFTAGPGIETLPIWIFNNMTRPQQAPVVNVVAAVLVLLSVLPIYVAQRLSADTATESRI from the coding sequence GTGCAACTGTCCCGTTCCGCGCGCATCGCGTTGCGCGTCGCCGCCGGATGCGGCTTCGCGGCCATCTACGTCCCGCTCGCGCTCGTCCTCGTCAACTCCTTCAACTCCGACCGCAGCGCGAGCTGGCCGCCGTCGGGCCTGACCCTCCACTGGTGGTCGGTCGCCTGGGGGAGCGAGGGCGCCCGCGCCGCGTTGTGGGTGTCGGTCAAGGCGGGCCTCGGCGCCACGGCCATCGCCCTGCTGCTGGGCACACTCATCGCCTTCGCGGTGGCCCGGCACCGCTTCTTCGGCCGCGACGCCATCTCCTTCGTGGTCGTCCTGCCGATCGCGCTGCCCGGCATCGTCACGGGCATCGCGCTCAACTCGGCGTTCAGTACGGTCCTGGAGCCCCTGGGCGTCGGACTCGGCATGTTCACCGTGGTCGTCGGCCACGCCACCTTCTGCATCGTCGTCGTCTTCAACAACGTCGTCGCCCGGCTGCGCCGCACCTCCGGCTCGTACGAGGAGGCGGCGATGGACCTGGGTGCGAACACCTTCCGCGCCTTCGCCGACGTCACCTTCCCGCTGGTGCGCTCGGCGTTGCTCGCGGGCGGGCTGCTCGCCTTCGCGCTCTCCTTCGACGAGATCGTGGTGACGACGTTCACGGCCGGTCCCGGCATCGAGACCCTGCCGATCTGGATCTTCAACAACATGACGCGACCGCAGCAGGCACCGGTGGTGAACGTCGTGGCGGCGGTCCTGGTCCTCCTCTCCGTACTCCCGATCTACGTGGCCCAGCGGCTGTCCGCGGACACGGCGACCGAGAGCCGGATCTAG
- a CDS encoding (2Fe-2S)-binding protein, with amino-acid sequence MNPLRLVHARPGAAFAVTFDGREIEALPGQTVAAALWSAGVTAWRTTRGGGRPRGVFCGIGVCFDCLLSVNGAPNQRACLVRVRPGDVIRTQEGTGHEG; translated from the coding sequence GTGAATCCACTGAGACTCGTCCACGCGCGGCCGGGGGCGGCGTTCGCCGTCACCTTCGACGGGCGCGAGATCGAGGCGCTTCCCGGGCAGACGGTCGCCGCCGCGCTGTGGTCGGCGGGCGTGACCGCGTGGCGCACCACTCGGGGCGGGGGCCGACCGCGTGGGGTGTTCTGCGGGATCGGCGTCTGCTTCGACTGCCTGCTGAGCGTCAACGGCGCCCCGAACCAACGGGCTTGCCTGGTACGGGTGCGGCCAGGCGATGTGATCCGCACACAGGAGGGAACCGGCCATGAGGGCTGA
- a CDS encoding dihydrodipicolinate synthase family protein has protein sequence MTVHRPWRGVLVATALPLTADLAVDHDKFAEHCAWLVEQGCDGVVPNGSLGEYQVLTPEERARVVETAVSAVGGARVMPGVAAYGSAEARRWAEQARDAGCRAVMLLPPNAYRADERSVRAHYAEVAKAGVPVVAYNNPIDTKVDLVPELLAALHGEGYIHAVKEFSGDVRRAYRLAELAPELDLLIGADDVLLELAVAGAKGWVAGYPNALPAASVELYHAAVDGDLATATQLYRQLHPLLRWDSRVEFVQAIKMSMDVVGRYGGPVRPPRVPLLPEQETAVRAATEKAVAAGLA, from the coding sequence ATGACCGTCCACCGCCCCTGGCGCGGCGTGCTCGTCGCCACCGCGCTCCCGCTCACCGCCGACCTCGCCGTCGACCACGACAAGTTCGCCGAGCACTGCGCCTGGCTCGTCGAGCAGGGTTGCGACGGAGTCGTGCCGAACGGCTCGCTCGGTGAGTACCAGGTGCTCACCCCCGAGGAGCGCGCCAGGGTCGTCGAGACGGCCGTGTCCGCCGTCGGCGGCGCGCGGGTGATGCCCGGGGTCGCCGCCTACGGATCGGCGGAGGCCCGGCGCTGGGCCGAACAGGCCCGGGACGCCGGCTGCCGGGCGGTCATGCTGCTGCCGCCGAACGCCTACCGGGCCGACGAGCGTTCCGTACGCGCCCACTACGCGGAGGTCGCCAAGGCGGGCGTGCCGGTCGTCGCGTACAACAACCCCATCGACACCAAGGTCGACCTCGTGCCCGAACTGCTCGCCGCGCTGCACGGCGAGGGGTACATCCACGCGGTCAAGGAGTTCTCGGGGGATGTCCGCCGCGCCTACCGGCTGGCCGAACTCGCCCCGGAACTCGATCTGCTGATCGGCGCGGACGACGTCCTGCTGGAACTCGCGGTCGCGGGCGCCAAGGGCTGGGTGGCCGGCTACCCGAACGCACTGCCCGCGGCGAGCGTCGAGCTGTACCACGCGGCCGTCGACGGCGACCTCGCCACCGCCACACAGCTGTACCGGCAGCTGCACCCGCTGCTGCGCTGGGACTCCAGGGTCGAGTTCGTGCAGGCCATCAAAATGTCCATGGACGTCGTCGGGCGGTACGGCGGCCCGGTACGCCCGCCGCGCGTCCCGCTGCTGCCCGAGCAGGAGACCGCCGTCCGCGCCGCCACGGAGAAGGCCGTGGCGGCGGGGCTCGCGTAA
- a CDS encoding NAD(P)/FAD-dependent oxidoreductase, with amino-acid sequence MTSPLTCDVVVVGAGMVGAACAYYAARAGLDVTLVDRGPVAGGTTGAGEGNLLVSDKEPGPELELALLSGRLWAELVERRPGFGHAVEYEAKGGLVVAETPEALTALTDLAARQSAAGVEVSPAAADQLRELEPHLAPGLAGAVRYPQDAQVMPALAAAHLVRASGARPATGASVTAVLRTPDGSVRGVRTDRGDIHAPAVVNAAGTWGGEVARLAGVRLPVLPRRGFVLVTEPLPRMIWHKVYAADYVADVASDSAALATSPVVEGTAAGPVLIGASRERVGFDRTFSLPVVRELAAGATRLFPFLVGVHAVRAYVGFRPYLPDHLPAIGPDARVPGLFHACGHEGAGIGLATGTGYLIAQVLAGRDPDLDLTPFRPERFSGHFPDRSQDGLPGALPDRPAHRGADRREDQETP; translated from the coding sequence GTGACTTCGCCACTGACCTGCGATGTTGTGGTCGTCGGGGCAGGCATGGTGGGCGCGGCCTGCGCCTACTACGCGGCCCGGGCGGGTCTGGACGTGACCCTGGTGGACCGGGGTCCGGTGGCGGGCGGCACCACGGGTGCGGGCGAGGGCAATCTGCTCGTCTCCGACAAGGAACCGGGGCCGGAACTCGAACTCGCCTTGCTCTCAGGCCGGTTGTGGGCCGAACTCGTCGAACGGCGGCCGGGGTTCGGCCATGCCGTCGAGTACGAGGCCAAGGGCGGTCTGGTCGTCGCCGAGACGCCCGAGGCGCTGACCGCTCTCACGGATCTGGCGGCCCGGCAGTCGGCCGCCGGGGTCGAGGTGAGTCCCGCCGCCGCCGACCAACTGCGCGAACTGGAACCGCACTTGGCGCCGGGCCTCGCGGGTGCGGTGCGGTATCCGCAGGACGCGCAGGTGATGCCGGCACTGGCCGCCGCCCACCTGGTCCGGGCGTCGGGGGCCCGGCCGGCGACCGGCGCGAGTGTCACCGCCGTGCTGCGGACGCCCGACGGTTCCGTACGCGGAGTGCGCACCGACCGGGGCGACATCCACGCCCCCGCCGTCGTCAACGCCGCCGGCACCTGGGGCGGCGAAGTGGCGCGGCTCGCGGGCGTCCGGCTGCCCGTACTGCCCCGGCGCGGCTTCGTCCTCGTCACCGAGCCGCTGCCGCGGATGATTTGGCACAAGGTGTACGCGGCGGACTATGTCGCCGATGTGGCGAGCGACTCGGCGGCCCTCGCGACCTCGCCGGTCGTCGAGGGCACGGCGGCGGGGCCGGTACTGATCGGTGCCAGCCGTGAACGGGTCGGCTTCGACCGCACGTTCTCACTGCCGGTCGTGCGGGAGCTGGCCGCGGGCGCGACCCGGCTGTTCCCGTTCCTCGTGGGGGTGCACGCCGTACGGGCGTACGTGGGCTTCCGCCCGTACCTTCCCGACCATCTGCCGGCCATCGGCCCGGACGCACGCGTGCCGGGGCTCTTCCATGCCTGCGGGCACGAGGGCGCGGGCATCGGACTGGCCACCGGCACCGGGTACTTGATCGCCCAGGTGCTGGCCGGCCGGGACCCCGACCTGGACCTGACGCCGTTCCGGCCCGAGCGCTTTTCCGGCCACTTCCCCGACCGTTCCCAGGACGGCCTTCCGGGCGCTCTTCCGGACCGTCCTGCGCACCGCGGTGCGGATCGCCGCGAGGACCAGGAGACGCCGTGA
- a CDS encoding GntR family transcriptional regulator — MAAQHSPALPTLGGRKPSYRERVADALRAALIAGELRAGEVYSAPGLAARFGVSATPVREAMLDLAKEGLVDTVPNKGFRVTAVSEKQLDEYTHIRSLIEIPTTAGLALTADPAELEALRPVAREIVAAATAGDLIAYVEADLRFHLGLLALAGNDHLVDVVRDLRRRSRLYGLTALARAGRLRASAEEHLELLDALLARDTEAAREVTTRHLGHVRGLWVAP; from the coding sequence ATGGCCGCGCAGCACAGCCCCGCCCTGCCCACGCTGGGCGGCAGGAAGCCCAGCTACCGGGAGCGGGTCGCCGACGCCCTGCGGGCCGCGCTGATCGCCGGTGAGCTGCGCGCCGGGGAGGTCTATTCGGCGCCCGGCCTCGCCGCCCGCTTCGGGGTCTCCGCGACCCCGGTGCGTGAGGCCATGCTCGACCTCGCGAAGGAGGGCCTGGTCGACACCGTCCCGAACAAGGGCTTCCGGGTCACCGCGGTCTCCGAGAAACAGCTCGACGAGTACACGCACATCAGGTCGCTGATCGAGATCCCGACGACGGCGGGCCTCGCGCTCACCGCCGACCCGGCCGAGCTGGAGGCGCTGCGCCCGGTCGCGCGGGAGATCGTCGCCGCCGCCACGGCCGGGGACCTCATCGCGTACGTCGAGGCGGACCTGCGCTTCCACCTGGGGCTGCTCGCGCTCGCCGGCAACGACCACCTCGTGGACGTCGTACGGGACCTACGGCGCCGCTCCCGCCTGTACGGACTCACCGCCCTCGCCCGGGCGGGCCGGCTGCGGGCCTCCGCCGAGGAGCACCTCGAACTCCTCGACGCGCTGCTGGCCCGCGACACCGAGGCCGCGCGCGAGGTGACGACCCGGCACCTCGGCCATGTGCGCGGACTCTGGGTGGCCCCCTGA
- a CDS encoding NAD(P)/FAD-dependent oxidoreductase yields the protein MRAEPARAESARAELAVIGAGPAGLAAALAAGARGVRVTLIDSAAQAGGQFYRRPDPALEARRPQVLHHRWRTWERLRDGLAAQVGTGGVKHLTEHQVWLVERQSTGFTVHALRAESPVVVHADAVLLATGGYEKVLPFPGWTLPGVLTAGGAQAMLKGGLAVAGGTAVVAGTGPLLLPVATGLAAAGVEVAALVEAADPKTLVRHARALAVKLPEGARYAARLLRHRVEFLGRHTVVEAHGGERLAAVTVAALDAGGRVRTGTERRILCDTLAVGHGMLPHTDLAETLGCRVDGLNVSVDEEQRTSVPGVWAAGETTGIGGAALSLAEGHIAGRSIAARLAGREPDPRAWAAAAKSRTRLRQFAAVLDTVYAPPAHWSDRVTDDTVVCRCEEVTGGAIREAVEELGAGDLRTVKLLTRAGMGWCQGRMCGPAVAGLAGCQLAPSSGPFARPVPLGVLARAADGHRSEAPTADHGDEAPADGRRAEAPADDHLTQRGPS from the coding sequence ATGAGGGCTGAGCCGGCCAGGGCTGAATCGGCCAGGGCTGAGCTGGCCGTGATCGGCGCGGGCCCGGCGGGCCTCGCCGCCGCCCTGGCCGCGGGCGCGCGCGGAGTGCGCGTCACGCTGATCGACTCGGCTGCCCAGGCGGGCGGTCAGTTCTACCGCCGGCCCGACCCCGCGCTCGAGGCGCGGCGACCGCAGGTTCTGCACCATCGGTGGCGGACCTGGGAACGGCTGCGCGACGGGCTCGCCGCACAGGTCGGAACAGGAGGAGTCAAGCACCTGACCGAACATCAGGTGTGGCTCGTGGAAAGGCAGTCGACGGGTTTCACGGTCCACGCCCTTCGTGCGGAGAGCCCGGTCGTCGTCCACGCCGACGCCGTCCTCCTCGCCACCGGCGGCTACGAGAAGGTGCTGCCGTTTCCCGGCTGGACCCTCCCCGGCGTACTGACCGCGGGCGGGGCGCAGGCGATGCTCAAGGGCGGCCTCGCGGTGGCGGGCGGTACCGCGGTCGTGGCCGGCACCGGGCCGCTGCTGCTGCCCGTGGCGACCGGGCTGGCCGCGGCGGGCGTCGAGGTCGCGGCGCTGGTGGAGGCGGCGGACCCGAAGACGCTCGTACGGCATGCGCGCGCTCTCGCGGTCAAGCTGCCCGAAGGCGCCCGGTACGCGGCTCGGCTCCTGCGGCACCGTGTCGAGTTCCTCGGCCGGCACACCGTCGTCGAGGCGCACGGCGGTGAGCGGCTGGCAGCCGTGACCGTCGCCGCCCTCGATGCCGGCGGACGCGTACGGACCGGCACCGAGCGGCGCATCCTCTGCGACACCCTCGCCGTCGGACACGGCATGCTCCCGCACACCGACCTCGCCGAGACGCTCGGCTGTCGCGTCGACGGGCTGAACGTCTCCGTCGACGAGGAACAGCGCACCTCCGTCCCCGGTGTATGGGCCGCGGGCGAGACCACCGGCATCGGGGGCGCCGCGCTGTCGCTCGCCGAGGGGCACATCGCCGGACGGTCGATCGCCGCCCGGCTCGCGGGCCGCGAACCCGACCCGCGCGCCTGGGCGGCGGCCGCCAAGTCCCGTACCCGACTGCGGCAGTTCGCCGCCGTGCTCGACACCGTGTACGCGCCGCCCGCCCACTGGAGCGACCGGGTCACCGACGACACCGTCGTCTGCCGCTGCGAGGAGGTCACCGGCGGTGCGATCCGGGAGGCCGTCGAGGAGCTCGGCGCCGGTGACCTGCGTACCGTCAAGCTGCTCACCCGCGCCGGGATGGGCTGGTGCCAGGGCCGGATGTGCGGGCCCGCGGTCGCCGGACTCGCCGGATGCCAACTCGCCCCGTCCAGTGGGCCGTTCGCACGACCCGTACCGCTCGGCGTACTCGCCCGGGCCGCCGACGGCCACCGGAGCGAGGCTCCCACCGCCGACCACGGGGACGAGGCCCCCGCGGACGGCCGTCGAGCCGAGGCCCCCGCCGACGATCACCTCACCCAGAGAGGACCCTCATGA